A genomic window from Planococcus rifietoensis includes:
- a CDS encoding EAL domain-containing protein, with translation MGKNQTRYSRLAHITKLINTNLELRPLLEQVVMAISEEVVRCDSVGIYLPQDDGSFRGYVGKPEVINGMTLDMHVVDTDYDLLAKEVIETQQTIYIPNTANDPRPDPRAVAGFGIKSLLALPISYEGELFGLVFLFDYGIPMELTADEIQTVEAYVNMAGVAIRNVNNLKRKESLLSEKQMLLDLTRDLSMSSSMTDVLGICLSYTGKVLKNDNIGVHLLDPVAGAKLKPSYLSAKSEWNENEWLERHEEMAFDPSTDRAFQEVMRSKKPLYILDVETDNRVNQEVCQTFGIERMLFLPFVTMGEILGAMVLVSFDKTEAVFSESAIDLAQSVTEATASTLSNLLYMEKQELLIQERTSEIRVKNIELNQVIAQLKSLGRENELILSSVEEGIFGLDLEGKITFCNRAAEATLGYAKGELIGQSDSIILSKDIVLSTASFAVKQDLKFRKKNGLDFSVEYVVSSVKEEGEIIGEVVTFRDITKRKQLEKEITHLAYYDHLTDLPNRALLDYFLNQEIEKAKLAGQKVAVLYLDLDRFKIINDSLGHSYGDILLKDVANRINRYVPDQAFVSRQGGDEFTIVLPGFDSLAELMDLVGKLVESFSDTFVLKGNEVHVKASIGISMFPEDGETAEVLIKNADAAMYKSKEKSGTYYHFFRSEMNTRNMESIFLENALYKAMENDELLLHFQPQIDCRTARVTGAEALIRWKHPTRGMISPVEFIPTAEATGLIVPIGKWVLESACKQLKRWHDEGRTEMSVSVNLSGRQFEEDDLISMIECILAQTGAPPECLHIELTENQIFRNTHMTLDKMRDLKMLGIKIALDDFGTGYSSLGYLKNFPIDTLKIDRSFMVDILSDKNNAAITSTIITLAQNLDLNVIAEGVETKEQLEFLAARNCFNIQGYYYSKPLEVEELGTYMDWLEPISTSDSHHS, from the coding sequence ATGGGAAAAAATCAAACGAGATACTCACGCTTGGCACATATCACAAAATTGATCAATACAAACCTGGAACTGCGCCCTTTGCTTGAACAAGTGGTCATGGCCATTTCAGAAGAAGTTGTGCGCTGTGATTCTGTCGGCATCTATTTGCCCCAGGACGATGGAAGCTTCCGTGGTTATGTCGGAAAACCGGAAGTCATCAACGGCATGACGCTCGATATGCATGTAGTGGATACAGACTATGACTTATTGGCAAAAGAAGTAATTGAAACCCAGCAAACCATTTACATTCCAAATACCGCCAATGACCCGCGCCCTGACCCACGGGCTGTTGCCGGTTTTGGGATTAAGTCTTTATTGGCACTTCCCATTTCCTATGAGGGCGAGCTATTTGGTCTTGTATTCTTATTTGATTATGGCATTCCAATGGAGCTGACAGCGGATGAAATTCAAACGGTAGAAGCCTATGTCAACATGGCTGGTGTCGCTATACGGAATGTTAATAATTTAAAACGCAAAGAAAGCCTTTTGAGTGAGAAACAGATGCTCTTGGATTTGACGCGTGATTTGTCGATGAGCTCGTCAATGACTGACGTACTGGGGATTTGCCTCTCCTATACTGGAAAGGTATTAAAAAATGACAATATCGGAGTCCATTTATTGGATCCTGTGGCTGGAGCTAAATTGAAACCATCTTATTTAAGCGCTAAAAGTGAGTGGAATGAAAATGAATGGCTGGAAAGACACGAAGAAATGGCGTTCGACCCTTCAACAGATCGCGCATTTCAAGAAGTAATGCGCTCTAAAAAGCCTTTGTACATTCTGGATGTGGAAACAGACAACCGAGTGAATCAGGAAGTTTGCCAAACATTCGGCATCGAACGAATGCTATTTCTTCCATTCGTCACGATGGGGGAAATACTGGGGGCTATGGTGCTCGTGAGTTTCGACAAAACGGAAGCGGTTTTCAGTGAGTCAGCTATTGACCTCGCACAATCCGTCACTGAGGCTACGGCTTCAACCTTATCCAATTTGCTGTATATGGAGAAACAGGAGCTATTGATACAGGAAAGAACATCAGAAATACGTGTGAAAAATATCGAATTGAATCAAGTCATTGCCCAGTTGAAGAGTCTGGGGCGTGAGAATGAACTGATTTTGAGTTCTGTAGAAGAAGGAATTTTTGGTCTGGATTTGGAAGGGAAAATCACTTTTTGCAACCGGGCAGCAGAAGCCACATTGGGATATGCAAAAGGCGAGTTGATTGGGCAGTCCGATAGCATCATCCTAAGTAAAGACATCGTATTATCAACAGCGTCATTCGCTGTGAAACAGGATTTGAAGTTCCGAAAAAAGAACGGGCTCGATTTTTCAGTGGAATATGTGGTTTCCTCTGTAAAAGAAGAAGGGGAAATTATCGGGGAAGTTGTCACGTTCCGGGATATTACAAAAAGAAAGCAATTGGAAAAGGAAATTACCCATCTTGCCTATTATGATCATTTGACCGACTTGCCTAACCGGGCATTATTGGACTATTTTTTAAATCAGGAAATCGAAAAGGCGAAACTGGCTGGACAGAAGGTAGCTGTCTTGTACTTGGATTTAGACCGCTTCAAAATCATCAACGACAGCTTGGGGCACAGCTATGGAGATATCCTATTGAAAGACGTTGCCAATCGGATCAATCGCTATGTTCCGGATCAAGCATTCGTTTCGCGGCAAGGCGGAGATGAATTCACTATTGTGTTGCCGGGTTTCGACAGTTTGGCAGAATTGATGGATCTAGTAGGGAAACTGGTGGAGTCGTTTTCCGACACCTTTGTATTGAAAGGCAATGAAGTTCATGTCAAAGCCAGCATCGGCATCAGCATGTTTCCTGAAGATGGGGAAACTGCAGAAGTGTTGATTAAAAACGCAGACGCTGCGATGTATAAATCAAAAGAGAAATCCGGCACGTACTATCATTTCTTCAGAAGTGAAATGAACACGCGTAATATGGAAAGCATATTTCTTGAGAATGCATTGTATAAAGCAATGGAGAATGATGAACTGCTGCTTCATTTCCAACCGCAAATCGATTGCAGAACGGCACGTGTGACGGGAGCTGAAGCCTTGATTCGCTGGAAGCATCCGACTCGCGGAATGATATCCCCGGTGGAATTCATTCCGACAGCCGAAGCGACAGGTTTAATAGTGCCAATCGGAAAATGGGTATTGGAAAGTGCGTGTAAACAACTGAAGAGATGGCATGACGAAGGCCGTACCGAGATGTCGGTTTCTGTGAATTTGTCCGGCAGGCAATTTGAAGAAGATGATTTGATATCGATGATTGAATGCATCTTAGCGCAAACTGGCGCACCTCCTGAGTGTCTGCATATCGAGTTGACCGAAAACCAGATTTTCAGAAATACACATATGACACTCGATAAAATGAGGGATCTCAAAATGCTGGGCATCAAAATAGCCTTGGATGATTTCGGCACGGGATACTCGTCATTAGGGTATTTGAAAAACTTCCCGATCGATACCTTGAAAATAGACCGTTCCTTTATGGTCGATATTTTAAGCGATAAAAACAATGCGGCCATTACGAGCACGATTATCACGCTCGCGCAAAACCTGGATTTGAATGTCATCGCAGAAGGCGTGGAAACAAAAGAGCAGCTGGAGTTTCTCGCTGCGAGAAATTGCTTTAACATTCAAGGGTATTATTACAGCAAACCTTTGGAAGTAGAGGAATTGGGCACGTATATGGATTGGCTTGAGCCTATTTCAACAAGCGATTCCCACCATTCATAA
- a CDS encoding ABC transporter ATP-binding protein produces MIKILKNLSPYKWIVLGVIALVFAQSMAELFLPTLMADIIDNGVVQGNIPYIWRIGGWMLLVSALGAMAAVFASYYSAKAAMGLGRDLRQKVFKHVGQFSLQEFDEVGTASLITRTTNDITQVQQVVIMMLRMVISAPVMLVGGLILAISKDARLSLVIIGAMPVLAVSILLILKYGIPLFQQVQKQLDGLNLVVRENLTGIRVIRAFNRETEEKARLQKANRELADVSIKVNKIMAFLMPVMMLVMNMTVVAVIWFGGIRISNGAMQIGDLMAFIQYVMMIMFALVMASFMFVMIPRAAVSAKRINEVLEMQPAFKDDGTEKADRERGTLEFDHVTFYYPGASEPALSDISFTAKPGETTALIGGTGSGKSTLVNLVPRFYEVTSGTIRVNGVDIRKAPQQEIRSKIGFVPQKSILFTGTIADNIRFGKQDASQSELDQAASIAQAQEFINRMEGGYTAEIEQGGSNLSGGQKQRLSIARALIRKPDLYIFDDSFSALDFKTDAKLRKALKNETKNATVLLVAQRVSTVVDADRILVLEKGRVVGMGTHDELLESNEVYREIALSQLSEEEIA; encoded by the coding sequence ATGATAAAAATCCTGAAAAATCTTAGTCCCTATAAATGGATCGTGTTGGGTGTCATTGCTTTGGTGTTCGCGCAGTCGATGGCAGAGCTATTTTTGCCGACTTTAATGGCTGACATCATCGACAACGGGGTCGTTCAAGGAAACATCCCGTATATTTGGCGAATCGGCGGGTGGATGCTATTGGTATCGGCACTTGGCGCTATGGCCGCTGTCTTTGCCAGTTATTATTCAGCCAAAGCGGCAATGGGGCTCGGGCGTGACCTGCGGCAAAAAGTGTTCAAGCATGTCGGCCAGTTCTCGCTTCAGGAATTTGATGAAGTGGGCACAGCCTCCCTGATCACACGGACAACGAACGACATTACGCAAGTACAACAAGTCGTCATCATGATGCTGCGCATGGTTATCAGTGCGCCGGTCATGCTCGTCGGCGGCTTGATCTTGGCGATTTCGAAAGATGCAAGATTGTCTTTGGTCATCATCGGTGCGATGCCGGTTTTAGCCGTGTCAATTCTTCTGATTCTAAAATACGGGATACCGTTGTTCCAGCAAGTGCAGAAACAACTGGACGGCTTGAACTTAGTGGTACGGGAAAATTTGACGGGCATTCGTGTCATACGGGCTTTTAACCGTGAAACGGAAGAAAAAGCGCGTCTTCAAAAAGCCAACAGGGAACTTGCGGATGTTTCCATCAAAGTCAATAAGATCATGGCGTTCCTGATGCCGGTCATGATGTTGGTCATGAACATGACCGTGGTCGCCGTCATTTGGTTCGGCGGCATCCGCATCAGCAACGGGGCGATGCAGATCGGGGATTTGATGGCATTTATCCAATACGTCATGATGATCATGTTCGCACTTGTAATGGCTTCTTTCATGTTCGTCATGATCCCGCGAGCAGCCGTATCAGCGAAACGCATCAATGAAGTACTGGAGATGCAGCCAGCATTCAAGGACGACGGCACGGAAAAAGCGGACCGTGAGCGTGGCACCTTGGAATTTGACCATGTCACATTCTACTACCCGGGAGCATCTGAGCCGGCGCTGTCAGATATCAGTTTCACTGCGAAACCTGGAGAAACTACGGCCTTGATTGGCGGGACGGGTTCTGGGAAGTCGACACTGGTCAATTTGGTGCCGCGCTTTTACGAAGTTACCAGTGGCACGATTCGCGTCAATGGGGTCGACATTCGAAAAGCCCCTCAGCAGGAGATTCGTTCGAAAATCGGCTTTGTTCCGCAAAAGTCCATTCTCTTCACGGGAACGATTGCGGACAATATCCGCTTTGGCAAGCAGGACGCCAGCCAATCGGAGTTGGATCAGGCGGCAAGCATCGCGCAGGCACAGGAATTCATCAATCGAATGGAAGGCGGCTACACAGCTGAAATCGAGCAGGGCGGGTCGAATCTGTCAGGTGGTCAGAAACAGCGTTTGTCGATTGCACGTGCGTTAATCCGTAAACCGGATTTGTATATTTTCGATGACAGTTTTTCCGCACTCGATTTTAAAACAGACGCCAAACTGCGAAAAGCGCTGAAAAATGAAACGAAAAATGCGACGGTGCTATTGGTCGCCCAGCGTGTCAGCACAGTCGTCGATGCCGACCGTATACTCGTTTTGGAGAAAGGGCGAGTGGTTGGCATGGGTACCCACGATGAGTTATTGGAGTCCAACGAAGTGTACCGGGAAATCGCCCTATCCCAGCTGTCAGAGGAGGAGATCGCATGA
- a CDS encoding ABC transporter ATP-binding protein: MSQMGPPRPGASMPAEKAKDFKGTFRRLVSYLKPRRKKLAAVFIVAILSTVFAIVGPKIMGMAITELFEGAYGQLQGVPGGGIDFGVIGQILAVLAGLYVFSSLFSYIQQYMMSTVAQDTVYDMRQDVNKKLEKLPLEYFDGRPNGETLSRMTNDIDTIGSTLQQSLTQFITSIVTLVGILVMMLTISPLLTLIAVVSLPLSLFVIGPILKRSQKYFSSQQKNLGRLNGHVEEMYTGHQVVKAFGHEAKSNEQFDAVNAELYDAGRKAQFISGIIMPMMSLIGNLSYVLISIVGGVLVIQRAISIGDIQAFITYSKQFTQPITQTANIANIIQSTVAAAERVFELLDEQEEVEAVTTSVLARAKGAVAFEDVDFGYGDNLLIEGLNIDVEPGQTVAIVGPTGAGKTTLINLLMRFYELKGGRITIDALDSREMSRHELRHNFGMVLQDTWLFNGTIRDNISYGKTGASEEEIVAAAQAAHADHFIRTLPDGYDTVLNQEVSNISQGQKQLVTIARAILADPPMMILDEATSSVDTRTEILIQQAMNRLMAGRTSFVIAHRLSTIKHADLILVMDQGQVIEQGTHEQLLDKDGFYADLYRSQFSAKVAI, from the coding sequence ATGAGCCAGATGGGACCTCCACGCCCTGGGGCAAGCATGCCGGCGGAAAAAGCAAAAGACTTCAAAGGCACTTTCCGCCGGCTCGTCTCTTATTTGAAACCGCGCAGGAAAAAATTAGCGGCGGTCTTTATCGTTGCGATTCTTAGTACCGTATTCGCCATTGTCGGGCCGAAAATCATGGGAATGGCGATTACCGAATTGTTCGAAGGTGCCTACGGACAATTGCAGGGCGTACCTGGCGGCGGCATCGATTTTGGCGTTATCGGCCAGATTCTTGCAGTGCTTGCTGGATTATATGTATTCAGCAGTTTGTTCAGTTACATCCAGCAATATATGATGTCGACGGTGGCGCAGGACACGGTTTACGATATGCGCCAAGACGTCAATAAAAAACTTGAGAAATTGCCATTGGAGTATTTTGATGGCCGGCCAAACGGAGAAACCTTGAGCCGCATGACCAATGACATCGACACCATCGGCAGCACTTTGCAGCAAAGTTTGACGCAATTCATCACTTCCATCGTAACGCTCGTCGGCATTCTCGTAATGATGCTGACAATCAGCCCTCTGCTGACTTTGATTGCAGTTGTGTCCTTGCCGCTGTCGTTGTTTGTCATCGGGCCGATTTTGAAACGCTCGCAGAAATACTTCAGCAGCCAGCAAAAAAACCTCGGCCGACTCAATGGCCATGTCGAGGAAATGTACACCGGCCATCAAGTAGTCAAAGCGTTTGGTCATGAAGCCAAATCGAACGAACAATTCGACGCAGTCAATGCTGAATTGTATGATGCTGGACGCAAAGCGCAGTTCATCTCCGGGATCATCATGCCAATGATGAGCTTGATCGGAAATTTGAGCTATGTACTAATCAGCATTGTCGGCGGTGTGCTCGTTATCCAGCGTGCCATCTCGATCGGAGATATCCAGGCATTCATCACCTATTCAAAACAATTCACCCAGCCGATCACCCAGACGGCGAACATCGCCAATATTATCCAGTCAACAGTGGCCGCCGCGGAGCGGGTATTTGAACTATTGGACGAGCAAGAAGAAGTGGAAGCGGTAACGACCTCTGTATTGGCAAGGGCAAAAGGGGCAGTGGCCTTTGAAGATGTCGACTTCGGCTATGGCGACAACTTGCTGATTGAAGGGCTGAACATCGATGTCGAGCCGGGCCAGACAGTGGCAATTGTCGGGCCGACCGGCGCTGGCAAGACGACTTTGATTAATTTATTAATGCGTTTCTACGAATTGAAAGGTGGCCGCATCACCATCGACGCTCTGGATTCGCGGGAGATGTCGCGCCATGAGCTGCGCCATAATTTCGGCATGGTGCTTCAGGACACATGGCTCTTTAACGGTACGATCCGTGACAATATTAGCTACGGCAAGACCGGTGCTTCCGAAGAGGAAATCGTTGCGGCGGCACAAGCGGCGCATGCCGATCATTTTATCCGAACTCTACCGGATGGCTATGACACTGTGCTGAATCAGGAAGTATCGAATATTTCACAAGGCCAAAAACAATTAGTGACCATTGCCCGCGCGATTCTTGCCGATCCACCGATGATGATCTTGGATGAAGCAACATCCAGTGTCGATACCCGGACAGAAATTTTGATCCAGCAGGCGATGAACCGTTTGATGGCTGGACGCACAAGCTTTGTCATTGCGCATCGATTGTCCACAATCAAGCATGCGGATTTGATCCTGGTCATGGACCAAGGGCAAGTCATCGAACAAGGCACTCATGAACAGCTACTCGACAAAGACGGATTTTATGCGGATTTGTACCGCAGCCAGTTTTCAGCGAAAGTGGCAATTTAA
- a CDS encoding class I SAM-dependent methyltransferase produces the protein MAGFLPRIYNAGMKPLEKTRFEKIRKNLVQQATGRVLEIGFGTGANFRYYENAERVDAIEPNPEMSKQAEKRIRKSKTPIYTYEAVAEELPFADNSFDTVVATLVFCTIPDPVKALEEIYRVTKPGARILMFEHVKMDQPLMGKTQESLTPVWKKLCDGCHLDRDTLDLVNRSPFEIVKVESYYGGLFLTIESRKPH, from the coding sequence ATGGCTGGATTTTTACCGCGTATATACAACGCGGGCATGAAGCCGCTTGAGAAGACACGCTTTGAGAAAATACGCAAAAACCTTGTCCAGCAAGCAACAGGGCGCGTGCTCGAAATTGGCTTCGGGACGGGGGCGAACTTTCGCTATTACGAAAATGCCGAACGAGTCGACGCCATCGAACCGAACCCAGAGATGAGCAAACAAGCGGAAAAGCGCATCCGAAAATCAAAGACACCGATCTATACGTACGAAGCGGTGGCAGAAGAACTTCCTTTTGCCGATAATAGCTTCGATACCGTCGTCGCGACTTTGGTGTTTTGTACGATTCCGGACCCGGTCAAAGCACTTGAAGAAATCTACCGCGTCACAAAACCGGGCGCCCGAATCCTCATGTTCGAGCATGTTAAAATGGACCAGCCGCTCATGGGCAAAACCCAGGAATCCTTGACACCCGTCTGGAAAAAGCTGTGCGACGGCTGCCATTTAGACCGCGATACACTCGATTTAGTGAATCGCTCTCCGTTCGAAATTGTGAAGGTGGAATCCTACTACGGGGGACTGTTTTTGACCATTGAGAGCCGGAAACCACATTAA
- a CDS encoding phytoene desaturase family protein, protein MGKSKKSVIVIGGGLGGLSAAISLQQKGYEVSIYEKNDHIGGKVNRLERDGFGFDLGPSILTMPHIFDRLFQGSGKNMTDYVPMQRLEREWRSFFPDGTVIDLYHDLHLMERANPALSKKDMKEYYALLKYAKKIYETTERSYLKEGFESPKEAVAQNGILATLTGFDLTSTMYSAISKRITNPHLRDMLSYYVKYVGSSPYSAPAVLNMMIYMQHAQGCWYVPGGMHNLAGGMEKLAREIGVQIHTGMGVIRALTSAEGKITGIEIEDGSFQTADYYVSNMEVIPFYQKMVKAEHEFVDKLEKKYEPASSGLVLHLGVKKTYPQLNHHNFFFSDNLKEQMDKVFERHELPDDPTIYLVNVNKTDPTQAPEGHENIKILPHIPYIQDNPFTPEQYKEFEERVIDKLERMGLDGLRDNIVVRDVWTPHDIERIYGSDRGAIYGTVSDKNKNGGFKHKKQSELYDNLYFVGGTVNPGGGMPMVTLSGQQVSDKIVKRDNENN, encoded by the coding sequence ATGGGGAAGTCTAAGAAATCCGTAATCGTAATCGGAGGTGGCCTAGGTGGTTTGTCAGCGGCAATTTCATTGCAGCAAAAAGGCTATGAGGTTTCGATATATGAAAAGAATGATCACATCGGCGGGAAAGTGAACCGCTTGGAGCGGGACGGGTTTGGGTTTGATTTGGGCCCGTCGATTTTGACGATGCCGCATATCTTTGACCGCCTGTTCCAAGGCAGCGGCAAAAACATGACGGATTATGTGCCGATGCAGCGCTTAGAGCGTGAGTGGCGCTCGTTTTTCCCGGACGGCACGGTGATCGACTTGTACCATGACCTTCATTTGATGGAACGGGCGAACCCGGCTTTGTCTAAAAAAGATATGAAAGAATATTACGCATTGCTGAAGTACGCGAAAAAGATTTATGAAACGACCGAACGCAGCTATTTGAAAGAAGGGTTTGAGTCGCCGAAAGAGGCTGTCGCACAAAACGGCATCCTTGCGACTCTGACTGGATTCGATTTGACCTCGACGATGTACAGCGCGATTTCAAAACGCATCACGAATCCGCATTTGCGCGATATGCTATCGTATTACGTGAAGTACGTTGGGTCTTCGCCGTACAGCGCACCCGCCGTGCTCAATATGATGATTTATATGCAACACGCGCAAGGCTGCTGGTATGTGCCGGGCGGCATGCACAATTTGGCAGGCGGAATGGAGAAATTAGCGCGGGAAATAGGCGTCCAGATCCATACGGGCATGGGCGTGATTCGTGCCTTAACGAGTGCGGAAGGCAAAATTACCGGCATTGAAATCGAAGACGGCAGCTTCCAAACCGCTGATTATTACGTATCGAATATGGAAGTCATTCCGTTCTATCAAAAAATGGTCAAAGCGGAGCATGAGTTTGTCGATAAGCTCGAGAAGAAATACGAACCGGCAAGTTCGGGACTCGTTTTGCATCTCGGCGTCAAGAAGACCTATCCGCAGCTGAACCACCACAATTTCTTCTTCTCTGACAATTTAAAAGAGCAGATGGACAAGGTGTTCGAACGCCACGAGCTGCCGGACGACCCGACGATCTATCTCGTCAACGTCAACAAAACCGACCCGACGCAGGCGCCGGAAGGGCATGAAAATATCAAAATCCTGCCGCATATCCCGTATATCCAAGACAATCCGTTTACGCCGGAGCAGTACAAGGAATTCGAAGAGCGTGTCATCGATAAGCTTGAACGCATGGGGCTCGACGGCTTGCGCGATAATATCGTCGTACGCGATGTTTGGACGCCACATGATATCGAGCGCATTTACGGTTCGGACCGCGGTGCGATCTACGGAACGGTTTCCGACAAAAACAAAAACGGCGGCTTCAAGCACAAGAAGCAAAGCGAACTATACGACAATCTGTATTTTGTCGGCGGTACCGTCAATCCAGGCGGCGGCATGCCAATGGTGACATTGAGCGGCCAACAAGTGAGCGATAAGATCGTCAAGCGCGATAATGAAAACAACTAA
- a CDS encoding cytochrome P450 family protein, which produces MDLHDKDKTQLFSPEFTRNPYPAYERLREEDPVHQVRFPDGQLGWLVTRYTDAEAVLKDPRFIKDFSKLFGGSMDEMSVFTQNMLFSDPPDHKRLRGLAQKAFTPKMIDSMKPRIQEITDELLDGFEGKSNVNLIDEFAFPLPIIVICEILGVPSQDRDKFRTWSNSLIEGTSGEAGVSVYEHMNEFVRYLGEWFQKVRQQPGDDLISRLIEAEEAGDRLTEKELYGLVSLLIIAGHETTVNLIGNTVLTLLKHPEQQHELCVQPELIGPAIEESLRLNGPVEFSTSRWAAEDMEFGGKTIHRGDLVIVALNAANHDPEQFDNPELFDIHREKSAHLAFGKGIHFCLGAPLARLEGHTAIDGLLKRFPGMALAVPENELEWRPGMIVRGVRELPVTLGN; this is translated from the coding sequence ATGGACTTGCATGACAAAGACAAAACGCAATTATTCAGCCCTGAATTCACCCGAAACCCTTATCCGGCCTACGAACGGCTGCGTGAAGAAGACCCTGTGCATCAGGTGCGTTTTCCAGACGGCCAGCTCGGGTGGCTCGTGACGCGCTATACCGATGCGGAAGCCGTATTGAAAGACCCGCGCTTCATCAAGGATTTTTCGAAGCTGTTCGGCGGCAGCATGGACGAGATGAGCGTATTCACTCAAAACATGTTATTTTCTGACCCGCCTGACCATAAACGGCTGCGCGGGCTCGCCCAAAAAGCGTTTACGCCGAAAATGATCGATAGCATGAAACCGCGCATCCAGGAAATCACCGACGAATTGCTCGATGGATTCGAAGGCAAATCGAACGTCAACTTAATTGACGAATTCGCCTTCCCGCTCCCCATCATCGTCATTTGCGAAATTTTGGGCGTTCCATCACAGGATCGCGATAAATTCCGGACCTGGTCGAACTCGCTCATCGAAGGCACGAGTGGCGAAGCAGGCGTTAGCGTTTATGAGCATATGAATGAATTTGTCCGCTATCTCGGTGAATGGTTCCAAAAAGTGCGCCAACAACCGGGCGATGACTTAATCAGCCGATTGATCGAAGCCGAAGAAGCAGGCGACCGGCTGACGGAAAAAGAGCTGTACGGACTGGTCTCTTTGCTGATCATCGCAGGACACGAAACGACCGTGAATTTGATCGGCAACACTGTACTCACGCTATTGAAACATCCCGAACAACAGCACGAATTATGTGTACAGCCTGAGCTCATCGGCCCAGCTATCGAGGAATCGCTGCGCTTGAATGGGCCGGTCGAATTCAGCACCTCCAGATGGGCCGCAGAAGACATGGAATTTGGCGGAAAAACCATCCACCGGGGCGATTTGGTCATCGTCGCTTTGAACGCTGCGAACCATGACCCCGAACAGTTCGACAACCCTGAGCTATTTGATATCCACCGCGAGAAAAGTGCGCATTTGGCGTTTGGCAAAGGCATCCATTTCTGCCTCGGCGCTCCCCTCGCACGGCTGGAAGGCCATACCGCAATCGACGGCCTATTGAAACGCTTCCCCGGCATGGCGCTCGCTGTCCCGGAAAATGAACTCGAATGGCGTCCGGGCATGATTGTCCGCGGCGTCCGTGAACTTCCGGTCACACTCGGAAACTGA
- a CDS encoding alpha/beta fold hydrolase → MHTLAYTQRGHDGIDLPGMTYRTEDFEADLLQFMDAKAIEKAFIAGASSGGFAARNFAAKYPDRTVGLILIGSPSELGNQPAIVAIHESTLSRLTDPVSPEFIRGFTQGLFNTPVPADFLEKMFFEIQKVPARVWRETSEAALNEKFPGLLQQVTAPALIISGKEDTLASPEDQQKLSAAIPHSQLHILPQFGHMLYWEGPKEAAKVITGFADEVQKRL, encoded by the coding sequence ATGCACACGCTCGCCTATACGCAGCGAGGGCATGACGGGATCGATCTGCCGGGCATGACGTATCGAACAGAAGATTTCGAAGCGGATTTGCTGCAGTTCATGGATGCCAAAGCTATCGAAAAAGCCTTTATCGCAGGTGCTTCCAGTGGGGGATTTGCCGCCAGGAATTTTGCCGCGAAATATCCGGATCGCACAGTCGGGCTCATCTTAATCGGCTCCCCTTCCGAGCTCGGCAACCAGCCGGCAATCGTCGCCATTCATGAATCCACTTTGTCGCGTTTAACAGATCCCGTGAGCCCAGAGTTCATCCGTGGATTCACCCAAGGGCTATTCAATACACCGGTGCCTGCCGATTTCTTAGAGAAAATGTTCTTCGAGATCCAAAAAGTTCCGGCCCGTGTATGGAGAGAAACGAGTGAAGCCGCATTGAATGAAAAATTCCCTGGCCTCCTCCAACAAGTAACGGCGCCGGCACTGATTATATCTGGAAAAGAAGACACCCTCGCTTCACCAGAAGATCAGCAAAAGCTATCCGCTGCCATCCCACATTCCCAGCTGCACATCCTTCCGCAGTTCGGCCATATGCTGTACTGGGAAGGACCAAAAGAAGCTGCTAAGGTCATAACCGGTTTTGCTGATGAAGTTCAAAAACGCTTATGA